From Cucumis melo cultivar AY chromosome 1, USDA_Cmelo_AY_1.0, whole genome shotgun sequence, a single genomic window includes:
- the LOC103497646 gene encoding S-protein homolog 1-like → MVVFVKARVLRMTLPPPSVTRYYIHVMNGLSNADLIVHCQSKDDDLGYHHLANRGDDYQWNFKENFWQTTLFWCKLEKQNVHVSFESFWPESKSTWLRDRCGYQGTCIWTAKDDGIYLRNMPANIDEFVHKWIPTK, encoded by the coding sequence ATGGTGGTTTTTGTCAAAGCTCGGGTTCTGAGGATGACATTACCTCCACCATCGGTTACAAGATATTACATTCACGTGATGAATGGGTTAAGCAACGCCGATTTGATTGTGCATTGCCAGTCGAAGGATGATGATTTGGGGTATCACCATTTGGCTAACCGGGGAGATGATTATCAGTGGAACTTTAAAGAGAACTTTTGGCAAACAACTCTATTTTGGTGCAAACTAGAGAAGCAAAATGTGCATGTGTCTTTTGAAAGCTTTTGGCCCGAGTCTAAGAGCACTTGGCTACGTGATAGGTGTGGGTATCAAGGAACTTGTATTTGGACCGCGAAAGATGATGGAATTTATTTGAGAAATATGCCTGCTAATATCGATGAGTTTGTTCATAAATGGATCCCTACAAAATGA